In Cryptomeria japonica chromosome 10, Sugi_1.0, whole genome shotgun sequence, a genomic segment contains:
- the LOC131859471 gene encoding uncharacterized protein LOC131859471: protein MAEISHRIHNRNGKEEEEMGLEGHFHRLIRMLEDVEDEPNVTDEELLCGVMKSLEQEITSCWSTDNETSVEADIRSLDVEESGNEMGFPFIAMDDDLDIPPSPFLMELPPYSTGAQ, encoded by the coding sequence ATGGCTGAAATCTCTCATAGGATACACAACAGAAAtggcaaggaagaagaagaaatgggATTGGAGGGGCATTTTCACAGGCTAATCCGTATGTTAGAAGATGTAGAAGATGAACCAAATGTCACCGATGAGGAGCTCCTCTGTGGCGTGATGAAAAGCTTGGAACAAGAGATCACTTCTTGTTGGTCTACTGATAATGAAACATCTGTGGAGGCTGATATTCGATCTCTTGACGTCGAGGAGTCAGGGAATGAAATGGGTTTTCCGTTTATTGCAATGGATGATGATCTGGACATCCCACCGAGCCCCTTTCTGATGGAATTGCCTCCTTATTCTACTGGTGCTCAGTAA